In Lysobacterales bacterium, the sequence CACCGGCTGCGGCATGTAGCGCATCAGCGTGCCAAGGCGCAGCAGCCCGGCGCCGATCAGCATCACGCCCGCCAACAGCGTGCACAGAATCAGCCCTTCATAGCCGAACTTCTCGATGATCCCGAACACCACCGGAATGAACGCCGCAGTCGGCCCGCCGATTTGCACGCGCGAGCCACCGAGGAACGAGATCAGGAACCCGGCGATGATCGCCGTATGCAACCCCTTTTCCGGCGTCGTGCCAGACGCGATCGCAAGCGCCATCGCCAGCGGCAGCGCGACCACCGCGACCGTGAGCCCGGCGACCACATCATGGCGAAAGTCCCCCAGCCCATACCCCCGCCGCAGCACGCTGACCAGCTTCGGCACAAAGAGGTGCCATGGTCGTCGCGGGGCGATCCTGTTCGCAGGCTGCATCACCCGACGTTAGCAAACCGTGGCCGGATGCGCGAGGTTGGCGAGTCGACAGGCTGGCGCGCTGACGCATCGCGTCGCCGCCTGCGGATCAGGCCGTATTCGACAGCAGGCTTTCGTAGGGAATGCGCAGCCCCTCGTGCAGCCGCTTCACCATGGTCAGGCTCAGGTGGCGCTTGCCACTCAACACCTCCGACACGCGCCCGCTGGGGCCAATGTATGGCTCCAGCTGGCGTGCCGTCAGGCCAAGCTGTTCCATGCGGAACTTGATTGCCTCGATGGGATGGGAGGGTGGCATCGGCTGGTGCTGGGCCTCGTAGCGCTCCACCAGGACGGCCAGCACTTCGAGTTCGTCCCCATCCGGGCTGCCGATACGCGCGCCCCAAAGTTCGTCGATCCGAATCATTGCCCGCTTGTAGTCGGTCTTGTTGCGGATGGGTTTGATGTTCATCAGATGTTCTCCGCGTCGATCCGGTCGTACTGCGCATGGGTGCCGACAAAGCGCACCCTCGCCAACTGTCGTTGGTAGTCGATGGCCAGCACCACTCGGTACGACAACACATCGGGCTGACCGCGACAAGTTCACGCGCCCCGCCTTTTTCCTGTCGAAGCGTGAGGATTTCGGCGCTCCAGGTGAACCGGGCGGGCCCGAGCGGTGCGCGACCGCGAGCGCCTCAGCCGGTCGTTGCCGGCAGGCGCTTGGTCATGCCGGGGGAGAGCCAGAGTTCGTTGTCGGCGTCGACGATCAGGGCGTCTACGGCGGGCAGGGCTTGCAGGCGTTCGCGGCCGGCTTTGGCGCCGGTGACCATGATGGCGGTGCCGAGGCCGTTGATGGCTTCGAGGTGTTCGCTGATCAGGGCGACGCCGTGGGGGCCGCGGGTCGGGTAGCCGGTCTTCGGGTCGAGGACGTGGTGCAGGCGTTGGCCCTGGTGCATCACGAAGCGTTCGTAGTCGCCCGAGGCGGCGACGAAACCGCGGCTCAGCGCGACCGTGCCGAGCAGTTGCTGCGGTCGGCGCGGATCGCGCAGGCCGATGCGCCAGTCGTGGCCGTCGAGTTGGCCGTGCACCAGTACATCGCCGCCGCCATTGATCATGGCGTTGGTCACGCCTGCGCGATTCAGCACCTGCATGCCCGCCTCCAGGATCGGCAGCTTGGCGATGCCGCCGAGGTCAAGGCGAACGCCGCGGCGCGCGAGATAGGCGGTGCCGGCGCGCTCGTCGAGCACGAGCGCATCGAAGCCGACCAGTGGCAACTCCGCTGCTACTTGTTCGGCGCTGGCGATCGAGGGTTGCTGCGGATTGAAGTCCCAGCTGCGCAGCGAACCGACGGTGGCGTCGAAGGCGCCACCGCTGGCTCGTGCCGCCGCCTGTGCCATGCGCAGCACCTGCATCAGCTCCGGCGGCACGCGCACCGGTTGCAGCCCGGCGGCAAGGTGAATGGCATTGAGCGCGCCGGTAGCGCGGTAGCGGCTCATCAGGTCGGCGAGGCGCGCCATCTCGGCAAAGGCGATCTCGGCGGCGCGGGCGAGTGCGGCGTCGCCATCGCCCTGCAGGGTGAGATCGAGGCGGGTGCCCATCAATGGTCGCGAGCCCTGATAGACGCCGCTGCGCGCCCGCACCGGCGGCAGCACCAGCCCGCACGCCAGCAGCGGCAGCGCCTGGCTCAGGCGACGGCGGGCGCGTTGTCGGGCATCGAGAATTTCGGGCTTCATGCTGCGGTGTCGCGCCTGGGCGTGGGCTGACCTTGCAGTCTATAGAGCACGGCGTGCATGGCCAATCACGATCGCATGTGCAGGATTGACCGATGTCAATCGCGCACGAAGTCGACAGGATCAACATGCTCGGCGGCAGAACGACGTTTCCAACCCGCCCGCGAGTCCGAGATCCGGACAGGGCGCTGACGAGGATCAAGACATGAGCGACAACAAAGTGCAGGAAGATTCGGCCTCCGCGATGCTTGGCCGCCGCAAGTTCATCAACTACACCGCGCTCGCCGGTCTGGCTGGCGTGGCCGCCTGTTCGGAAAAGCCGAACAGCGCGGCGCCGCCAGTGGCGCCGGTAGCCGCCGCAGGCGGCAGTGACCACGCCGCCAGCGTCCACCTCAAGCCCGGCGAACTCGACACCTACTACGGCCTGTGGAGTGGCGGACACACCGGCGACATGCGCGTGCTCGGCCTGCCTTCCGGGCGCGAGATCACGCGCATTCCCTGCTTCGTGCCGGACGCGTTGGTCGGCTGGGGCATCACCAATGAATCGAAGAAGGTGATGGGCACCAAGGCCGACGGCAGCCTGCGCTACCACGTCGCCGACACCCATCACACCCATGCCTCGTACAAGGACGGCAACTACGACGGCCGCTACGCCTGGATCAACGACAAGATCAACGCCCGCGTGGCCCGCATCCGCCTCGACTACTTCGTCTGCGACAAGATCACCGACCTGCCCAACGTGCAGGGTTTCCACGGCATCTTCCCGGACAAAGCCGATCCGGTCGATGCGGCGATCAACTACACCACGCGCGTGTTCTGCGGCGGCGAGTTCTCGATCCCGCTGCCGAACACCGGCAGCGACGACGCCAGCCAGTACCGCTCGCTGTTCAGCTGCGTCGATGCCGAGACCATGGAAGTGCGCTGGCAGGTGCTGCTCGATGGCAACTGCGATCTGGTCGCCACCTCCTACGACGGCAAGCTCGCCGCGACCAACCAGTACAACATCGAGATGGGCGCGCTCTACGAAGAGATGATGGCGGCCGAACGCGACGCCTGCGTGTTCTTCAACATCGCGCGCATCGAGGCGGCGGTGAAGGCCGGCAGCTTCAAGACCTACGGCGATTCCAAGGTGCCGGTGGTCGATGGCACCCGCGCCGCCAACCAGGACCCGGCCACGGCGCTGACCGCCTATGTGCCGGTACCGAAGAACCCGCACGGCGTGAATGCCAGCCCGGACGGCAAGTATTTCATCTGCGCCGGCAAGCTGTCGCCGACCGGTACGGTGATCGAGCTGTCGCGCGTGCTCGACTATTTCGACGGCAAGCTGGCCAAGCTCGACGACGCCATCGTCGCCGAGGTCGAGCTGGGTTTGGGCCCGTTGCACACGGCGTTCGATGGCCGTGGCAACGCCTACACCACGCTGTTCCTCGACAGCCAGGTGGTGAAATGGAACGTGGATGCCGCGATCAAGTTCCACGCCGGCGACAAGACCGCGCAGTACGTGCTCGATCGTCTCGACCTGTCGTACCAGCCCGGGCACCTGAACGCGTCGCAGTCGGAGACGCGCGCTGCCGACGGCAAGTACCTGGCGGTCGGTTGCAAGTTCTCCAAGGACCGTTTCCTGCCGGTGGGGCCGTTGCACCCGGAGAACGAGCAGTTGATCGACATCTCCGGCGACAAGATGGTGCTGCTCGCCGACCATCCGGTGCGTGGCGAACCGCACGACTTCATCATCTTCAAGCGCGACCTGCTGCGCCCGAAGCAGGTGTACACGCTCGAAGAGTTCCCGAATGCGATCAAGGACCCGAAGGAGTCCGGTGTGTTCCGCGACGGCCGCAAGGTCACCGTCAAGATGACCTCGCAGGCGCCGGCGTTCAGCCTGCGCGACTTCAAGCTCAAGAAGGGTGATGAGGTCACGTTGATCCTGACCAACCTGGACAAGGTCGAGGACCTGACCCACGGCTTCGCCATCCCGAACCACAACGTCAACTTCATCGTCAATCCGCAGGAGACCGCGTCGGTGACCTTCACCGCCGACAAGGCGGGCGTGTTCTGGTGCTATTGCACGCACTTCTGCCACGCGCTGCATCTGGAAATGCGTTCGCGCATGATCGTCGAAGGCTAGTCGACGTGCGGCGAGGCGGCAGCGGCGGGGGTCTGCCGCTGCCGGACGGATCTGGCTCGCGCCTCGGCGTTGGCCGATGAAGGATGGGTGGATGATTCCGATTGACCAATGCAGGGCGGGCCGTTTCGCGGCCTGCCTCTGCCTGCTGTTCGTTGCATTGCTGGCTGCAGTCGGGCCCGCGCGCGCCGGCAACGGCGCCTACGAGGCCGAGTTGCCGGACACGCTCGCCACGGCGCCCGACCTGTGCGCGCTGGTGCCCTGTGCCGAGGTGTTCCCCGGCGCCGAGAGCTTTTCCGAACGCAAGGGGCGGCCGCCCTATGTCGAGGCCCACCGCAGCGATGGCGCGGGCGGCAAGGAGCTGCTCGGCTACGTCATGCTGTCGACCGACATCACCGACACCCCGGCCTACTCGGGCAAGCCGGTGGTGACGCTGATCGGCATGGACCGCGACGGCCGCTTCGTCGGCGTCAAGGTGCTCAAGCATTCCGAGCCGATCCTGCTGCTCGGCATCCCCGAGTCGGCGCTGCTGCGCTTCAACGACCAGTACCTCGGCAAGTCGGTGCGCGACCGGATCGAGGTCGGCCAGTCGCGGCCGGAGGAAGAGGTGCTTGGCGTCGACGCGATCTCGGGCGCCACCGTCACCGTGATTGCGCAGAACCAGGTGATGCTCGCCTCCGGCAGCGCGATCGCGCGCCAGGTCGGCATCCTCGAACCGACCGTGCGCGCGCCGGCGCGTTTCGCGGTCAGCGGGCGGCGCTACGGTTGGAACGAACTGGTCGAGCAGGGCAGCGTGCAGCGCCTGCTGGTGCGCCCGGAACAGGTAGGTGTCGTGCCGGACGGCGAGCCGTTCATCGAGCTCTGGTTCGGCGACCTGAATCATCCCGATGTCGGCGCCAGCCTGCTCGGCGATAACGGCTGGGCCAATCTGCGCGCGCGTCTTGGCGAACACGAGCACGCACTGTTCATCATCCGCAGCGGCGGGCGCGAATCGTTCAAGGGCTCGGGCTTCGTGCGCGGCGGCATCTACGACCGCATCCAGGCCAAGCAGGGGGCGGATGCCTTCACCTTCCGCGACCTCGACTACCTCAATCTCTACGGCCTCGAAGCCGTCGGCGCGCCGGCCTTCACCGAGTCGGCGATCTTTATCCTGCGCTCCGAGTCGTTCTCGCCGGCCTATCCGTGGAAGCTGAGTTTCCTCGGCAACCGCGTCGATCGCGCCACCGGTGCGCGCAGCTTCGCCAACTTCGACGCGCCGTACTGGCTGGCCGCGGAATTGCTCGAAGGCGGGCGCCCCGAAGTGCAGGAAGCGGCGGCGCCGTGGGTGCGCATCTGGAAGTCGAAGGCGCCGGCGATCGTCGCGTTCGTGCTGCTGCTGCTCGCGGTGACCCTCGTGTACTCGCAGCGCGAGCGCCTGACCCGACGCGCCACGCGCCGCAACAAGTGGCCGGTGAATGCGTTCAAGTACAGCGCCTGGGCGATCAGCATCGTGCTGGTCGGCTTCGCTGCGATGGCGCAACCGTCGATCACCCAGGTGCTGACCTGGTTCCACTCGCTGCTGTTCCAGTGGACCTGGTCGCTGTTCCTGTCCGATCCGTTCATCTTCCTGTTCTGGATCTTCATCATCGCCACCGTGTTCCTGTACGGGCGCGGCCTGTTCTGCGGCTGGATGTGCCCGTTCGGATCGCTCTCGGAAGCGCTCTACAAGATCGCCGGTGCGATCGGTCTGAAGCGCTTCCAGTTCTC encodes:
- a CDS encoding transcriptional regulator — translated: MNIKPIRNKTDYKRAMIRIDELWGARIGSPDGDELEVLAVLVERYEAQHQPMPPSHPIEAIKFRMEQLGLTARQLEPYIGPSGRVSEVLSGKRHLSLTMVKRLHEGLRIPYESLLSNTA
- a CDS encoding FAD:protein FMN transferase, with amino-acid sequence MKPEILDARQRARRRLSQALPLLACGLVLPPVRARSGVYQGSRPLMGTRLDLTLQGDGDAALARAAEIAFAEMARLADLMSRYRATGALNAIHLAAGLQPVRVPPELMQVLRMAQAAARASGGAFDATVGSLRSWDFNPQQPSIASAEQVAAELPLVGFDALVLDERAGTAYLARRGVRLDLGGIAKLPILEAGMQVLNRAGVTNAMINGGGDVLVHGQLDGHDWRIGLRDPRRPQQLLGTVALSRGFVAASGDYERFVMHQGQRLHHVLDPKTGYPTRGPHGVALISEHLEAINGLGTAIMVTGAKAGRERLQALPAVDALIVDADNELWLSPGMTKRLPATTG
- a CDS encoding nitrous-oxide reductase yields the protein MSDNKVQEDSASAMLGRRKFINYTALAGLAGVAACSEKPNSAAPPVAPVAAAGGSDHAASVHLKPGELDTYYGLWSGGHTGDMRVLGLPSGREITRIPCFVPDALVGWGITNESKKVMGTKADGSLRYHVADTHHTHASYKDGNYDGRYAWINDKINARVARIRLDYFVCDKITDLPNVQGFHGIFPDKADPVDAAINYTTRVFCGGEFSIPLPNTGSDDASQYRSLFSCVDAETMEVRWQVLLDGNCDLVATSYDGKLAATNQYNIEMGALYEEMMAAERDACVFFNIARIEAAVKAGSFKTYGDSKVPVVDGTRAANQDPATALTAYVPVPKNPHGVNASPDGKYFICAGKLSPTGTVIELSRVLDYFDGKLAKLDDAIVAEVELGLGPLHTAFDGRGNAYTTLFLDSQVVKWNVDAAIKFHAGDKTAQYVLDRLDLSYQPGHLNASQSETRAADGKYLAVGCKFSKDRFLPVGPLHPENEQLIDISGDKMVLLADHPVRGEPHDFIIFKRDLLRPKQVYTLEEFPNAIKDPKESGVFRDGRKVTVKMTSQAPAFSLRDFKLKKGDEVTLILTNLDKVEDLTHGFAIPNHNVNFIVNPQETASVTFTADKAGVFWCYCTHFCHALHLEMRSRMIVEG
- a CDS encoding regulatory protein NosR → MIPIDQCRAGRFAACLCLLFVALLAAVGPARAGNGAYEAELPDTLATAPDLCALVPCAEVFPGAESFSERKGRPPYVEAHRSDGAGGKELLGYVMLSTDITDTPAYSGKPVVTLIGMDRDGRFVGVKVLKHSEPILLLGIPESALLRFNDQYLGKSVRDRIEVGQSRPEEEVLGVDAISGATVTVIAQNQVMLASGSAIARQVGILEPTVRAPARFAVSGRRYGWNELVEQGSVQRLLVRPEQVGVVPDGEPFIELWFGDLNHPDVGASLLGDNGWANLRARLGEHEHALFIIRSGGRESFKGSGFVRGGIYDRIQAKQGADAFTFRDLDYLNLYGLEAVGAPAFTESAIFILRSESFSPAYPWKLSFLGNRVDRATGARSFANFDAPYWLAAELLEGGRPEVQEAAAPWVRIWKSKAPAIVAFVLLLLAVTLVYSQRERLTRRATRRNKWPVNAFKYSAWAISIVLVGFAAMAQPSITQVLTWFHSLLFQWTWSLFLSDPFIFLFWIFIIATVFLYGRGLFCGWMCPFGSLSEALYKIAGAIGLKRFQFSLPQRWHDRLKWLKYAVFFGLLAVSMFSMGLAEVLAEVEPFKTTFLVGIGHRAWPYGLFVAVLLGLSIFIERPYCKYLCPLGAALAMPSTFRWYGLPRKQECNTCKACAAGCGSQAIDADGRIDHRECLHCLDCLVLYTEPTACPPLAKERKRRERAGIAITLIGDDGYYLPASEPEAAAARYAAGPDPRMPSDPVMPPHKIDVGRIEWIWLEIRDHLWPWSREGWRSQRALQVAGFSLAIAATVAWVLAASGRLSSGAIIGWWFGWSVYEVLIRLSGRRYVKDGPWWQDNYREAGVMDMLSYVCFKNLLIGAALFLALKWLGWMWV